The sequence below is a genomic window from Nitrospirota bacterium.
TTTCCGAAATGTTCGGCTACGCGACAGACCTCCGTTCTCGGACACAGGGAAGAGCAACCTATACCATGCAGTTCGCGAACTATGACGAGGTGCCGAAAGGCATTGCAGAAGGTATTATAGCCAAAGTTAAAGGCGAATAGCAGTAATCAGTTATACAGTAATCAGTGGAAAGGTTCAGCCCAGTCTATTCTGAAAACCATCTGCTCGATTAGCAAGGAGGCGAAATGGCAAAGGCAAAATTTGAGAGGACAAAACCGCATTGCAACGTGGGGACGATCGGACACGTAGACCACGGCAAGACGACGCTGACCGCAGCAATCACCAAGGTGTTGGCGATGAAGGGACAGGCGAC
It includes:
- the tuf gene encoding elongation factor Tu (EF-Tu; promotes GTP-dependent binding of aminoacyl-tRNA to the A-site of ribosomes during protein biosynthesis; when the tRNA anticodon matches the mRNA codon, GTP hydrolysis results; the inactive EF-Tu-GDP leaves the ribosome and release of GDP is promoted by elongation factor Ts; many prokaryotes have two copies of the gene encoding EF-Tu), giving the protein MAKAKFERTKPHCNVGTIGHVDHGKTTLTAAITKVLAMKGQAT